The following DNA comes from Alphaproteobacteria bacterium HT1-32.
CTGCTGTCCATCACGCAGGCATGTGCCAGATAGCCGGCGGCAGCACGCGGACTGGCGAACCAGTGGCGTACCTCTGTACTGACCGGCAGGATCGCCTCGCGGCCTTGCAGGGGTTCGCGGAGGATCCCCGAGAAGAAGCCTGAAGCTGCCTTGTTCGGCTTGCCGGGCCGGATGCAGATTGTGGGGACGCGAATGCCGATGCCGTCGATGAAGCCGCGACGGGTGTAGTCGGACAGCAGCATTTCCCCGATGACCTTCTGTACCCCGTAACTGTTCTGGGGTGAATTGATGAAATCATCGGGGATGCTTTCCGGATAGGGACCACCGAAAGTGGCGACCGATGATGTGAAGATAAAGCGCGGGCAGTAGGGTGAGTTGGCCCCTTCCAGCCGGATGGCCTCCAGCAGATTCCGGGTGCCGTCCATATTGACCCGGTAGCCCTTTTCGAAATCGGCTTCCGCCTCGCCGGAGACAACAGCAGCGAGATGGATAATCAGGTCAGGGTGGTCGGCGATCAGGGGGGCGATGTCCGCCGGGCTGGTAATGTCACAGGCAACCGGTTTGATATCGCAGGTGAAACCATCAGGCACCGGCGGCGGCGTGATGTCGGCCAGGGTCAGTTTCCCGATCATCAGGGGCCCTTCACCCCGGGCAAAGGCAGCAAGCAGTTTGGCACCGATCATGCCGCCGGCACCGGTTATGAGAATATGCATCGAATAATCACCTGAATTCCGGTTGGGAGAGGGAGCATAGCATTTCGCAGGGTAACGAACAGAGATTGCCGGGATAATTCTTCTGACAGTGCCCGATATGATTTTCTCTTACAGAGATGAAAAATCCTTTACTTTCAACGGGCCGGACCTGAAACCTGAAGATGTTGACCGGACGCTGATGTCCTGTCGATTGCCCGAAAACTGACAGGCTGACCTGATATGCAAATGAATGCGGATGCTCTTGCCCAACTTGCTGACCCTTCGGTGCTGCGCGCGGCGATGAATATGGGCAACAAGCTGCTGTCCAGTGGTCTGGACGAACAGGGAGTGCCGCAGGGGGTCGGGCCGGATGTGTTGCGGTCTGTTGCCGAGGCGCTGGGTGTTCGCATCGAGATTCAGCCCTTTGCCATGCCCGGTGATATCACGGATGCACTTGCTGATGGCAGCTGGGACATCGCGCAAATGGCGTTTGAGCCAAAACGGGCAGAACTTGTCGATTTCACGGCCAACTTCATCGAAGTGGCGGCAACCTATCTGGTCGCGCCGGACAGCAAATT
Coding sequences within:
- a CDS encoding NAD-dependent epimerase/dehydratase family protein; the protein is MHILITGAGGMIGAKLLAAFARGEGPLMIGKLTLADITPPPVPDGFTCDIKPVACDITSPADIAPLIADHPDLIIHLAAVVSGEAEADFEKGYRVNMDGTRNLLEAIRLEGANSPYCPRFIFTSSVATFGGPYPESIPDDFINSPQNSYGVQKVIGEMLLSDYTRRGFIDGIGIRVPTICIRPGKPNKAASGFFSGILREPLQGREAILPVSTEVRHWFASPRAAAGYLAHACVMDSSQIGNRRILNMPGVSATVGEQIEALRRHGGDAAVKLIRHQPDPAIRQVIAGWPERFDASRALALGFTAEQSFDDIIRVFLDEDIEK